CTCGACTCGGCAGTAGCCTGTTGGCCCTGGATAGCCATTGGTGGGCGCAACAGATCAGTGAGACGACCAATGACCTCCACCAAGCGAACAATCTGGGGGCTCAACTCGTGCCCTTGTTCGATACCTTGGAGGACGTTCCTGGCGGGGGGTACCGGATCACCTTGATAGACCCTGCCAATCCGGCGCAGTTGATGCGGATCAGCACTGACGACCACAGGTTCTTGCGTATAAAAAACTACCTTTCCGAACGTTTCTCGACCTTGGCCAATCACGATGTCATTTCGAGAGACCCCACGGCGGTAGGCGCTGTCCACACGCTGAACGCCGGTTTCGCCATACAGGCGTTGATGAGCGCACTGAGAGCGCGCGAAGGAGACGGTCGGTCCCTTACCCTGGCGGTGCGGCTGCATGCTTATGTCAATTACACCCAGATGGCTCACGGCGTCATCACTGATATCGCGGCGCTGGTCGGTCTGGTCCGGCAAGCCCTGGCAGAAGAAAAACTGATTGCCCAAGCCGTCGCGCCAGTGGTCAAGGCCTCGGTGGGTGGCCGGATAGGCGAGGGGGTTGGGGCGTTGTTGCAGTTGGCGAACGTCGGGTTCGACATCTACCAATTGTCGACTGCGCGAAATGATGTCGAACGTGCCGAATTCGGTACTCAATTGGCTTTCGACTCGGCGAGCCTGGCGGTAGCGGTTGCAGCTTATGCCGCCGGTGCCACCGCCGGGGCGATACTGGGCGGGGCTGCGGTGATATTGGGAGGGCTTGCGGTGGGGGTGGCCGCGGTGGTCAGGGGGTTTGCGACCATTGCCGAGGAAGCTGAGCAAGTCGGGCTGTTTTTCCTTGACGTCGAAAAGGCGCATCTTGACGCTTATCGCTTTGATCCCGCCCATAATGCCTGGACACCTGGTCCTTCCTTGATCATCGAGACGGTAGATCTGGCGAACGGCGCACTCGGATTGGGTAGTCCAAAGCTATATCCGCTGCACGACCACTTTGGGGTGCCTACGTTCGAGGCGGATTACGCCCGTGCAATCAACATTCGCCAGCAACTGGAATTGCCCAGTCGAATAAAATTCGCGCCGGCTTCTGGCCAGGCTATTGTCCTGCCTTGCACGCCGCAGACCTGTTACGGCTATGCATACAAGGCCTTGCCGTTTTCCAGTTGGCACCTTCCTCCCGGTTTCGACACGGCACGACGCCTGGAGAAGATCAAGCCGGACGGTGGGTGGCTGTTTTTGTGTTCCTTCTATTCGTTTCCCTGCGACCACATTCTCCACCGCCTTCACAGCCCGGACTATCGGCCCACGACAATCGACGTGCTGCTGGACAGTATCGATCGTTCATTGGTGGTGCCCGCTCTACTGCCGAGTTGGCACGGAAAAATCAACTATCGGATCCGGGGAGCCGGCAAGCGATGCGCGGTGCTGATTAATACCGGCGTGAGCCTGAGCCTTGAAGCGCCCGCTCAACTGACTTCAAGCTGGGTATTGGATGCCCCGTGGGCAAAGGAAAGCGACGTGCGGTTTGAAGGTGTCGCCAAGCTGTTTATTCGCGACGTTGCCGTATCACTCACCGGAGCGGGGCATCATGGGACCTTACTACGGCTTTGTGACGACCAAATATTCAAGGTCGAGGCAGGCCAACTGTCCGCTGTCGAGTTGACCGAGGCGCCAGGCATGGATCACCAAGCGTTGCACGAACACATGAAGAGCTTGGCTCGGCAACATCGCCTGGCGATGCCGTATACGGCGATACATGACTACCTGGTTCCGTTCGAGAACCCGGATGAGCCCCGACACGTCACGGCATGGTACGACGGGATGAATGATCGTTTCCTCTACATTCGTGACGAGATACCGGGCGCCGATGAAACGATTCTGGGCGCGGTAACCGGCGGTTACGCCTGGTTCTATGACCCGGGAAATATGCTGGTCTGGCAGGTCGATGCCACTACCGGCGTGTTGGTTCGGCGTTACTGGTTGTGGAGGTCGTTCAGCGAACTCGGCGTGATCAAAAGCCTGGAGGCGGATGAGCAAGGTGTGATTCATATCGTGCAGCAGATCAGTCGCCAAGGCCGCACTTATCAAGAGCTGGGTTATGTGATCCACGCAGGAGAATTGCTGCTCATTTCAGCGACTCGAGACGTGGACACTGCGCTGGAGCCTACCATCAGTTCCAGCGAGAAACTGAGGGCCTGGCCCGATGTGCTGGGAGATTATTATGACTATCCACCGTCGTTCGCCGATCAATATCCCTATGAAAACGTCGACTGGAAGCCTGCGCCTTTTGTCTCGGTTTGCTGGAAAAATAATGATCTGAATCGAAACATGGCTTGGATTCGTCGCAGTGACCGGTTGATCATCCGTCCTACGCCTGAACCCGAATATTCTCGAGGCTGGCCCGATTCGATCAAGAACCTGACTGATTTGGTGCTGATCACCCCGACGGACGGAAGCGATTCGTTTGTCATTTACAACAGGCTCATACAACGGCTGTGTCATCTGCAGCGCACCCTGGTAGCGGGTAAAGGACAATGGACCGTTCGATGGTTACCGTCGGACAACCTCAAGGATGTCATCGCTGTTGAGGGTGGTTATGTAGCGATGCGTACCGACGGGTTGTTTTTCACTCTGGCGCCCCAGGGCGAACTGCAATTCGCAGGCCTGAACGAAACGTGGCTCAAGGGCCGGAATCATTGGCTGTCTGAGTTGGCACCGTTGACCAGCCAATACAAAACGAAGCGCTTCGCCATTGTTGGTTTGCTCAATACCAGGGGCGACGGAAATCTATGTGCCTGGTACGTCGATGACAAGTTGTTGCTAAGTGACCTGGGCCAAGGAAAGGAAGTCCGCTTGCTCAACGTGACGCCAGATGGCGAGGCCGCCTGGTTGTTCGATGTTTCAAATGGTGGAGTCTATCGCCAGGCGTTTGTCGACCCGCAGAAATGGGCGGGCGCGTTCGGGCAAGGTGTGCGGTTGCTTCAGGCTGACGCGATACCCGCCGCAGAGCGTGAATGGGCCTCGTATCAATTTGCCGAGTTGACGGTCGAAGGGCCGGGCCTGAAAGGCATCACCCACGAGGGCTTGGTGGTTATTCTGCGGGACCACGAACCCGCGATGATTACAGGCGTTACTCATGAGTGGGTTGTCGCCCAGGGCGACCAGGTGCTTGAAGCGCTTGGGCAGTTGGCGAGGCATCCGTCCCACAGTGCCCTGATGACAGTCGAAGAGCCCGGTAGCCTGGCATGGTTCGTTGCTGGAACCGGGCACATGATCCGGGTCCCCAAAGCGGCCATCCAGCCTTCCTTCGAAGTGCTGGGGACACAGCGACAAACCAACGTACTGATTCATGAAGGCGAACGGGATAAATTGTTGACCCTGCCAGAGGCGAGACAGGCTTGGGCACTCAGTTATGCCCGGCGCGAGGGTGAAGTGTTGGTTGTCGAGGGGAATGAGACGAGAGTTCTGGATCTTCTGTCGCTGATACCCGACGGTGTCACGACTCTGGTCCTGCACATTGGCCAAGGGGCGGTCAGTTACAGGTTGTCCAAGGCGGCCTGGTTGCGAATCAACTCAGTCATTCTTGACTGCCGACATTCGTTGGCCGGTGTGCCGGTGACTGCTGGGAAATTGAGTTGGGAACTCGATGAGCCGGATGAGCTGCTGCTGAGTCGCGTTGATAAGCATCTGGTGATCATTGATCCGAACAGTGGACACAGTTTGATCTGTCGTGACGCCTATGCAACAGACAGCGACTTTCATGGTGAGGTTTTGCTCAACTTTGGCAGGAAGGGACGTTATAAGGTCTCGACGCTGGTCGGGTGGTTGGGCACGTCGCCGAAAGCCCAGGGCGGTACCACGTTCAAGGCGTTATTGGAGGTGTCGTCGGAGTCGGAAACCAACGAGGTGAGCTGATCGCTTCGTGAGGCAGAAAAAGGTTGCAGGTTATCCACCTGCAACCTTGGAGCAAGTTGTTCAAGAGCGGTCATTTCGCAAGGAAAATCGCTTCATTAGACTTTCATCCAGTTTCTTTCGCATCAACGCCCTGTTTCTGTCCAGCTCGCTTCTGTCCAGCCTCAGGTATGCCTTGCGCTGAATTATTCTGGCGGAGCTTTTTTCCCATTCCCAGAACAAGAAGCTGTGCTTTCTCGTTTGGACGCTCAGCTCGATCTTATAAAGAGCCATGACAAGATTGCCCTGCAAGTCGTAGCGCGCCGGGACTACCTGAAAAGATTCACCCTCTCGGGTTTCTGTATCTAGCGACAGCATGGCCGGGTTATTGGTTTTCAAACTGTCCAGCGTGTCGATCATCGCGTTGGCTTGCCGAGAGTCGCGTATCGCGTGGGCACTTTCCACCAGGAAGTCCGCCACGGAGCCCGAGACGATGTGTCTCGTGGCGGTATAGATCGAATCGCCATGCAGTGACCACCCCAGGTAATTCAGCGTGCGCGCATATTCTTCAAACCAGCCCTCGGCATTGCCGTAGCGGTGATAGCCAAGGTCGGCCGATCGAGTGGCAATGTTATTGCAATCGGCAATGTCGTTGTAATCTTGCAGGGAAAGTGTGTCGATGTAAGAAAGCAAGTTGGGACCTGTGACGAGGCCGGTTAATGATTGAAGTTCCATTTTCAAGTTTCTCGTCCGTTTGGGTTGTTTGGTTTTCTAGGAATACAATAATTGAAGGCTTTTTCAAGGGTTTCGGTTGTTTGGTTGAGTCTGGATGTTTGTTAGGGTTGCGGGGGCGCTACATATATTGTATCTGGTTAGGGTTGTTGTTCTTTTTTAATGTGTTCTAGATTGTCGTTTGTCCGCAGGAGCGGTCATTTAATTAACTAAGGAAGTACCATGGAAATGTTTGAGAGTGAAATCAACACTGCGCAAAGTATCGAGCTCATCGGCGCGCGTATCAGCAGGCGCAGGGCGCAGGTCTCCGCAAATCGGCGTATGCGCAGGTCCGCCGTACAGGTGCTACAGGACAACCCCACCAAGGAAATGGATGCGGTCATGCTGGGCGATGCGTTGGTAGGCTATGGCAATAACATGTCGCTCAACAACATGGCGATCATGGAGAACGTCATGACCATGGCAATCATGGAGGCCAACTATCTGGTGCCTGGCGGGAAAAACACCCAGGCGTGGTACATGGAGTTTATCAAGTGCCTGCAAGAGCTCGGATGTTTCGTGGCGGATGACGGTTATTCCCGTTACACCGAGAGCTCTGTGCAAGTGGATATGGACTTGGTGATCAGCGATATCGTCAAAGGCATCATCGACGGCGTGAAGGCCAGCATTCCGGCGGCGACGGTACTGGGTAGCGTGGTCAATACCACGATTGATGGCTTGAAGCAGGACAAGCAAACACTCGATCTGTTTGGCGCCCAGGCCAAGTCGGCCGATGGCGCACGCTTGTCCGTCATTCCCTGTGAGCAATTATCCAACGGTGTGCTGATTGCCTCTTCCAGTTCGATAAAACAGACCGGTACTTCGAATAACGGTGGTGTTCTATTTGTGAACTGGCGCTGTTCGGCGCGAGAAATTTTTCGGGGCAAGTCGTTCGTGACTTTCAACCCGGCGCGCTATGAAGACTTCAGGCAGGACATCGAAGAGTACCTGGGCGAACATCGCCGGGAAGTGTTGAGCAAGCGCTTCAGCCGTCGCAAGCTTGCCTGAGTCATTGCACCAAGTAGCCTCTTACCCCGGTGAAGATGATCTGCGCTGCCAGGGCACAGACAAATAGCCCCATCAAGCGGCTGACGATCTGCAAGCCCTGGTCGCCGAGAATCCGCTCGATGCGGCTGGACAGGTACAGCACCACGCCAACGGTGAAGCTGGCCAGGGCGATACTGACGATCGCCATGAGTTTGTCGTCCCAGTGCGGTTGGCTCACGCCCATCACCAGCAGGGCGCCGATGGTGCCGGGGCCGACAGTCAGCGGAATGGTCAGCGGGACGATGGTCACGTCCTGCTGGACATTGTCGGTCTGTACCGCCGACTTGCCTTGGGCCATGCCCAGCGCCGAGATGAACAATACGCTGCCGGCGCCGATCCGGAACGCATCCACGGTGATGCCGAACACGCTGAAAATCACCCGCCCGAACAGATACAGCAGCACGCTGGAGACCAGCGTCGCCGTCGCGACCTTCCAGGCGAGGCGACGTTGTTCTTTGCGTGAATAGCCACGCGTCAGGCCGATAAAACACGACAGGACGAAGAAGGGGCTGTAGAGCACCAACATTTTCAGGTAAACGCTGAACAGCACGTGAAGCATGGTCGAGGGCTCGGGACGGAGGAAGACGACCGGAGTCTATCAGGCGTTTTGGCGTCTGTCGGCTCAGGACGTATGCGCTGTACGGTTCTGCTGGTCGCGCTGGGCCACCCAATGCTCGATCAACTCGCGCAGTTGCGACAATTCGACCGGCTTGGCCATATGCCCGTCCATTCCTGCCTGGCGTGCGCGCTCCTTGTGTTCGGCCAGGATGTGCGCCGTGAGCGCCACCACAGGCGTGCGGGTCCGCTGGTTGCCAACCTCCCAGGCGCGTAACTGCTGGGTAGCGGAGAAGCCATCGAGAACCGGCATTTCGCAATCCATCAGGACCAGGTCGTAGCGTTGTTCCTTCATGGCCTTGAGGGCTTCTTCACCATTGCTGGCAGTGTCGGGCTGCAGGTTGAGCTTGCCGAGCATGCCGCGGATGACCTTGGTGGAAATGGTGTTGTCCTCAGCCACCAGGATGCGGAAGTCACTGGGCACTTTCGCCGGTATGGGCGGGCCTGGATTGGCCGGGACGTTTGGCGCCTGGCCTTTGTTGCGCTGGTTCAGCTCATCCGCCAGGGTGGTCTTGAGCGTATAGCCGGCCACCGGTTTGGCGAGGATGCGCTTGACGCCACTGTTGCGCGCCACGATCTTGCTCGGCGCGTTGCTGATGCCGGTCAGCATGATCAACAGGATGTCGTGGTTCAGGCTCGGATCTTCCTTGATCTTGGCGGCCAATTGCGTGCCGGTCATGCCGGGCATGTTCTGGTCAAGCAGTACCACGTCGAAATAGTCGCGCAGGTGGGCCTTGGTGCGCAGCAACGCCAGTGCCTCCTTGCCCGATGGTACGGCGCTGACGTTCAAGCCCCAGGCGCTGCATTGCTGGACCAGCACCTTGCGGCAGGTATCGTTGTCGTCAACGACCAGCACTCGTGCCCCTTGCAGCGGGCCATCGAGGTCGGAAGTCGGGTGTTCAAGACGATCTGGGTCCAGCGGCAAGGTCAGCCACAATGTACTGCCCTGGCTGCTGCCGCTCTTGATGCCGAATTCGCCGTGCATCAGCATGATCAGCTGGCGGGCGATGACCAGGCCCAGGTTGCCACCCAGGCGCGTGGCCGAAAGGAAATTCTTACTGTGCAGTTCCGCATGCATCAGCGTATCGCGCTCCTCGGCGTCCATGGGCGACCCGCTGTCCTGCACGGCGATGCGCAGACGAGGCTGGTTGCTGCGTTCATCGAGGGCCACGACGATCAGCACTTCGCCTTCGTCGGTTTTTTTCAGGGCATGTTCCAGCAGACTCAGCAGTGCCTGGCGCAGCCTTGTCGGATCACCGCTGATCACCCGCGGCACCTGGGGCTGGATGAAACTTATCAGCTCGACGTTCTGCTGTTCGGCCTTGGCGCGGAAGATACTCAGGCAATCCTCGATCAATGCGTTGAGGTCGAACT
This genomic interval from Pseudomonas alvandae contains the following:
- a CDS encoding MarC family protein — protein: MLHVLFSVYLKMLVLYSPFFVLSCFIGLTRGYSRKEQRRLAWKVATATLVSSVLLYLFGRVIFSVFGITVDAFRIGAGSVLFISALGMAQGKSAVQTDNVQQDVTIVPLTIPLTVGPGTIGALLVMGVSQPHWDDKLMAIVSIALASFTVGVVLYLSSRIERILGDQGLQIVSRLMGLFVCALAAQIIFTGVRGYLVQ
- a CDS encoding TcdA/TcdB pore-forming domain-containing protein — encoded protein: MSETQSLSVDNYVDFIDLLKLKEIDQLLVPYQGTPEYEAVHRYYASCVALRDSAQLLEPLGLLKQALGDLQGRSRVRRTPTEPDSSGAAGLTEIYNKLEGFEVRLYNNIERLPATAVPKQLNFVWLGGGLGDIQLDYLRIWKSVMPDDYAINVWYDKDGLLAHETTRIIVEAAKADTWLNEAGAISSPDSLADHYETRITALKRQMYMHVNRALKQNKSADEARIDLLVRGYGCDGDVLRALKDKNAHIMRSLDREGLRLRNINELQTYSRLEEFYNREMSLRGNLATASDIVRLLVEHDEGGVYSDVDFLPSFVQEIAGINANQLAKGARLGVLQLLLNNNPQWMPGRQALVGRYTDFTSQIPVEHREMLERFAKGSPSLDQVFAPFQETSVPTDSLRLAFIEGGESNALIVSHPHSAPLETILQRIETHYQALLAVEREAARANDVFHGVDLMKILKDEFGIVDLKAGNEDYRAMSLYKGIADYFSDGIRPGTEGSIFLTGPGALRAGLLEYESRVYTPSGANAVRNSIRLETGFSNVTEEEQDHSWKENASPEQWLEKEKGNWLGGRFQARYAKDIEPLLKYNSLEFDSGWPVIEGRHVLSTDLLQHLADELGEPFKQAMSRGHSGSMVFDKPIPLGFDERQSILAPRIPVTPPGSLSDSQTQQLSTAELLNRLAEDSFHVDHLSPLQRLQLAALIGAEAVDNRTFDAARPRLENLINTFRKPGTAGGYASIERALYQQQAPAFLAGLASAADYSSKRDETALALKKVALREPLTLRQWGEYVARIKQAAKLEHRVQIIERIGVVLDGFEAVPLKLVPQDLLLHGEGDRVGGRCYPLALAMAAALSEDKAAVNTLRERFFLGVIEPEASDSVSFLNLMESLRDVQVADVGHALPRSDLHEVARMLETRTTTATLMLNSDNHTMLVAKTFDGERGTYHFYDPNFGVFEFEDPTAFKQTLERFFLERDMARYYAAYGDAARPTFDLIELDGARVSNLSLPGEMKVSRLLKQGALPGQPTRPIRQRIASARGQSLQSNPRLGSSLLALDSHWWAQQISETTNDLHQANNLGAQLVPLFDTLEDVPGGGYRITLIDPANPAQLMRISTDDHRFLRIKNYLSERFSTLANHDVISRDPTAVGAVHTLNAGFAIQALMSALRAREGDGRSLTLAVRLHAYVNYTQMAHGVITDIAALVGLVRQALAEEKLIAQAVAPVVKASVGGRIGEGVGALLQLANVGFDIYQLSTARNDVERAEFGTQLAFDSASLAVAVAAYAAGATAGAILGGAAVILGGLAVGVAAVVRGFATIAEEAEQVGLFFLDVEKAHLDAYRFDPAHNAWTPGPSLIIETVDLANGALGLGSPKLYPLHDHFGVPTFEADYARAINIRQQLELPSRIKFAPASGQAIVLPCTPQTCYGYAYKALPFSSWHLPPGFDTARRLEKIKPDGGWLFLCSFYSFPCDHILHRLHSPDYRPTTIDVLLDSIDRSLVVPALLPSWHGKINYRIRGAGKRCAVLINTGVSLSLEAPAQLTSSWVLDAPWAKESDVRFEGVAKLFIRDVAVSLTGAGHHGTLLRLCDDQIFKVEAGQLSAVELTEAPGMDHQALHEHMKSLARQHRLAMPYTAIHDYLVPFENPDEPRHVTAWYDGMNDRFLYIRDEIPGADETILGAVTGGYAWFYDPGNMLVWQVDATTGVLVRRYWLWRSFSELGVIKSLEADEQGVIHIVQQISRQGRTYQELGYVIHAGELLLISATRDVDTALEPTISSSEKLRAWPDVLGDYYDYPPSFADQYPYENVDWKPAPFVSVCWKNNDLNRNMAWIRRSDRLIIRPTPEPEYSRGWPDSIKNLTDLVLITPTDGSDSFVIYNRLIQRLCHLQRTLVAGKGQWTVRWLPSDNLKDVIAVEGGYVAMRTDGLFFTLAPQGELQFAGLNETWLKGRNHWLSELAPLTSQYKTKRFAIVGLLNTRGDGNLCAWYVDDKLLLSDLGQGKEVRLLNVTPDGEAAWLFDVSNGGVYRQAFVDPQKWAGAFGQGVRLLQADAIPAAEREWASYQFAELTVEGPGLKGITHEGLVVILRDHEPAMITGVTHEWVVAQGDQVLEALGQLARHPSHSALMTVEEPGSLAWFVAGTGHMIRVPKAAIQPSFEVLGTQRQTNVLIHEGERDKLLTLPEARQAWALSYARREGEVLVVEGNETRVLDLLSLIPDGVTTLVLHIGQGAVSYRLSKAAWLRINSVILDCRHSLAGVPVTAGKLSWELDEPDELLLSRVDKHLVIIDPNSGHSLICRDAYATDSDFHGEVLLNFGRKGRYKVSTLVGWLGTSPKAQGGTTFKALLEVSSESETNEVS